A single genomic interval of Mobula hypostoma chromosome 7, sMobHyp1.1, whole genome shotgun sequence harbors:
- the mab21l1 gene encoding putative nucleotidyltransferase MAB21L1 — protein sequence MIAAQAKLVYHLNKYYNEKCQARKAAIAKTIREVCKVVSDVLKEVEVQEPRFISSLNEIDSRFEGLEVISPTEFEVVLYLNQMGVFNFVDDGSLPGCAVLKLSDGRKRSMSLWVEFITASGYLSARKIRSRFQTLVAQAVDKCSYRDVVKMVADTSEVKLRIRDRYIVQITPAFKCTGIWPRSAAHWPLPHIPWPGPNRVAEVKAEGFNLLSKECYSLSGKQSSAESDAWVLQFAEAENRLLLGGCRKKCLSVLKTLRDRHLELPGQPLNNYHMKTLVSYECEKHPRESDWDESCLGDRLNGILLQLISCLQCRRCPHYFLPNLDLFQGKPHTALENAAKQTWRLAREILTNPKSLEKL from the coding sequence ATGATTGCTGCACAAGCCAAACTAGTCTACCACCTGAACAAATACTATAATGAGAAGTGTCAAGCTCGAAAAGCTGCAATAGCCAAAACCATCAGGGAAGTGTGTAAAGTAGTGTCAGACGTTCTCAAGGAAGTGGAAGTGCAGGAGCCACGGTTTATCAGCTCGCTGAACGAAATCGACAGTCGCTTTGAAGGATTGGAGGTAATTTCCCCTACCGAATTCGAGGTAGTCCTCTACTTGAACCAGATGGGTGTTTTCAACTTCGTGGATGATGGCTCCTTACCTGGCTGCGCCGTGCTGAAGCTAAGTGACGGTCGTAAAAGGAGcatgtctctgtgggtggaattcATTACGGCTTCGGGGTATCTCTCCGCACGTAAGATCCGCTCCAGGTTTCAAACACTGGTGGCTCAGGCCGTGGACAAATGTAGTTACCGGGACGTTGTGAAGATGGTGGCCGACACCAGCGAGGTGAAACTTCGGATCAGGGACCGCTACATTGTGCAGATCACCCCCGCTTTCAAATGCACTGGGATTTGGCCGAGGAGCGCGGCGCACTGGCCGCTGCCTCATATCCCATGGCCTGGGCCGAACAGGGTAGCGGAGGTCAAGGCCGAGGGGTTCAATTTACTCTCCAAAGAGTGTTACTCCCTATCTGGCAAACAGAGCTCAGCCGAGAGCGATGCCTGGGTGTTACAGTTCGCCGAGGCCGAGAACAGGCTTCTATTAGGGGGCTGTCGGAAGAAATGCCTGTCTGTTCTCAAAACTTTGCGCGATCGACACCTTGAACTCCCCGGACAGCCTCTCAATAATTATCACATGAAAACACTCGTTTCCTATGAATGTGAGAAACATCCCAGAGAATCGGACTGGGACGAGTCGTGTTTGGGAGATCGCCTAAACGGGATTCTACTGCAGCTCATCTCCTGCCTTCAGTGCCGCAGATGTCCACATTATTTCTTACCCAACCTAGATTTATTTCAGGGCAAACCACATACCGCTTTGGAAAACGCAGCAAAACAAACCTGGCGCCTGGCGAGAGAGATACTTACTAATCCCAAAAGCTTGGAAAAACTTTGA